One Prunus dulcis chromosome 7, ALMONDv2, whole genome shotgun sequence DNA segment encodes these proteins:
- the LOC117634636 gene encoding protein JINGUBANG-like: MKGSSRGNRIFSEENSIRGQKFDKLQNSPEHNESTFTISSPPDYGPDYLMGAEEAAPVSPLKKSPWSAHMNISDDKNNSNDSSETTNERFSPNVLMGSLVREEGHIYSLASSGDLLYTGSDSKNIRIWKRHHEYSGFKSNSGLVKAIIIAREKIFTGHQDGKIRVWKVSSKNASNHRRIGTLPTLKNYIKCSMKPSNYVEVKRNSKVLWIKHFDSISCLSLSEDQTLLYSASWDKTFKVWRVSDFKCLESITAHDDAVNALVVGFDGLVFTGSADGTVKIWRKELQGKGTKHFFSQTLLKQECAVTALAVNSNATIIYCGSSDGLVNFWEREKNLQHGGVLRGHKLAVLCLATAGCLVFSGSADMGICVWRRVDGDHICLSVLTGHTGPVKCLAVERDNENSRSGEQRWTVYSGSLDKSVKMWRVSEQAQPMVPNQKHQHYTSDGYCVPMLSSAPSFASRGGKMGSRRF; encoded by the coding sequence ATGAAAGGCTCATCAAGAGGTAACCGCATATTCTCCGAAGAGAACAGCATTCGTGGCCAGAAGTTCGACAAGTTGCAGAACTCCCCGGAGCATAACGAATCCACTTTTACGATCAGTAGCCCCCCAGACTACGGCCCAGATTACTTAATGGGCGCAGAGGAGGCGGCCCCAGTGTCTCCTCTCAAAAAGTCCCCGTGGTCCGCCCACATGAACATTAGTGACGACAAGAATAATAGTAACGACTCTTCAGAGACGACCAACGAGAGATTCTCGCCCAACGTGCTCATGGGCTCGTTGGTGCGCGAAGAAGGGCACATATACTCGTTGGCCTCCTCTGGAGACTTATTGTACACGGGTTCGGATAGCAAGAACATTCGGATTTGGAAGAGGCACCACGAGTATTCGGGGTTCAAATCGAATAGCGGGCTGGTAAAAGCGATCATCATAGCTAGAGAGAAGATCTTCACCGGTCATCAAGACGGGAAAATTAGGGTTTGGAAGGTGTCCTCCAAGAACGCAAGCAATCACAGGCGGATAGGAACTTTGCCAACGTTGAAGAATTACATAAAGTGTTCCATGAAGCCAAGTAATTACGTGGAAGTGAAACGCAATAGTAAAGTCCTATGGATCAAGCACTTTGATTCCATCTCATGCTTGAGCTTGAGCGAAGATCAGACGTTGCTTTACTCGGCCTCCTGGGACAAGACGTTTAAGGTTTGGAGGGTTTCAGATTTCAAGTGCTTAGAGTCAATTACCGCTCATGACGATGCAGTTAATGCCTTGGTTGTTGGATTCGATGGATTGGTCTTCACCGGATCCGCTGATGGAACGGTGAAGATTTGGCGAAAAGAGTTACAAGGAAAAGGGACAAAGCACTTCTTCTCACAAACGCTTTTAAAGCAAGAATGCGCGGTCACAGCATTGGCTGTGAACTCGAACGCCACGATCATTTATTGTGGATCGTCCGATGGGCTAGTCAACTTTTGGGAACGGGAGAAGAACCTCCAACACGGCGGAGTTTTGAGAGGACATAAGCTGGCGGTTCTTTGCCTGGCCACGGCCGGGTGCTTGGTATTCAGCGGCTCCGCGGACATGGGGATTTGCGTATGGAGAAGAGTAGATGGGGACCACATTTGCTTGTCGGTGCTGACGGGGCACACTGGGCCGGTGAAGTGCTTGGCCGTGGAGAGAGATAATGAGAACTCAAGGTCCGGAGAGCAAAGGTGGACAGTGTACAGTGGGAGTTTGGACAAGTCGGTGAAGATGTGGAGGGTTTCAGAGCAAGCACAGCCGATGGTGCCGAATCAGAAGCACCAGCATTACACGTCGGATGGATATTGTGTGCCAATGTTGAGCTCGGCGCCTAGCTTTGCTTCTCGTGGAGGGAAAATGGGTTCAAGAAGattttag
- the LOC117633920 gene encoding putative B3 domain-containing protein Os03g0621600 yields MARRRRKPSFFKALVHDFSNQLEIPPAFYVHFAGEVPRRSLLRTPAGTWNVNVEKVNDGFFFQKGWKEFVHDHGLKLCEFLIFRYAGNSKFDVDVYGRNGCEKEFVMAVSKNDRSLEEGHDNAIHGTQNVDGQGFGSADGTTTSQATCAIKNEVIDVESDTSMDIDEPDTQEDQLNEDSEIGLPRELGSTEHFYSKTQMENPSEALEAAKKFSSKHPFFRAIMRKAYVDKGRLVIPKSFQASCIGKKKYVRLQDSKRRWIVKCISRRNSSRLSAGWYQFVRDRALKVGDVCVFELIDRNDAVMKVSIFRCNS; encoded by the exons ATGgctagaagaagaagaaaaccctCCTTTTTCAAGGCTCTTGTACATGACTTCTCCAACCAGTTG GAAATCCCTCCGGCTTTTTACGTGCATTTTGCTGGAGAGGTACCTCGGAGGTCTCTTCTTCGGACCCCAGCTGGAACTTGGAATGTAAATGTGGAAAAGGTTAATGATGgtttctttttccaaaaggGTTGGAAGGAATTTGTGCACGACCATGGTTTAAAGCTTTGtgaatttctaatttttcgaTACGCTGGAAATTCGAAATTTGATGTTGACGTATATGGAAGAAATGGGTGCGAAAAGGAGTTTGTAATGGCGGTTAGCAAAAATGACAGATCCCTTGAGGAGGGACATGATAATGCAATTCATGGAACGCAGAATGTAGATGGCCAGGGCTTTGGCTCAGCTGATGGAACTACAACTAGTCAAGCCACTTGTGCCATAAAAAATGAAGTAATTGATGTTGAATCTGATACATCGATGGATATTGATGAGCCTGATACTCAAGAGGATCAACTTAATGAGGATTCCGAAATTGGGTTGCCTA GAGAGTTGGGTTCTACAGAGCATTTTTATTCAAAGACTCAAATGGAAAATCCGAGTGAAGCTCTTGAAGCAGCCAAAAAATTCTCTTCGAAGCATCCTTTCTTCAGAGCTATTATGCGTAAAGCATATGTGGACAAGGGAAGACTG GTTATACCAAAGAGCTTTCAGGCTAGTtgtattggaaaaaaaaagtatgtcAGGCTTCAAGACTCAAAGAGGAGGTGGATTGTGAAGTGTATTTCTCGCCGCAACTCTAGCAGGCTCTCCGCAGGGTGGTACCAGTTTGTAAGGGATCGTGCTTTGAAAGTGGGAGATGTTTGTGTGTTTGAGCTGATTGACAGAAATGATGCTGTGATGAAAGTTTCTATTTTCAGATGCAACAGTTGA
- the LOC117635436 gene encoding uncharacterized protein LOC117635436, with translation MEETYEDDGFIETVDDYPSCPKTRKKSPIEPQPHKKSRICSISKAESKIKDVCGASRTRKFLVRGTEVPRRIDPVAATGKDIALQRAKAFKSEYPFCWVLMHHSYIHRSYLRLPAKFSKEHINWTHDNIVLHVPNGRTWPVKLGQDARGRVIFLSGWTTFVRDNNLEVGDARVFELINDVKPLFDVVLFYATKAANCTLSPADDDSGDDSTDDSGDESDDNSIEILDDFPPVPRKTREKPPHISLERAVERANSFASKYPFFKIALHATYKLYPWASYGKLSIEPSHSF, from the exons ATGGAAGAAACATATGAAGATGATGGTTTTATTGAAACTGTGGACGATTATCCATCATGCCCAAAAACAAGGAAGAAATCTCCAATAGAACCACAGCCTCACAAGAAAAGCAGAATATGTTCAATTAGTAAAGCAGAAAGCAAAATCAAAGATGTTTGTGGGGCATCTAGGACTCGAAAGTTCCTTGTTCGAGGAACTGAGGTTCCTAGGAGGATTGATCCAGTTGCGGCAACTGGAAAAGATATAGCTCTTCAGAGAGCTAAGGCATTCAAGTCCGAATACCCATTTTGTTGGGTTCTTATGCATCACTCGTATATCCATAGAAGTTATTTG CGTTTGCCAGCCAAATTTTCCAAGGAACACATTAACTGGACTCATGACAACATCGTACTTCATGTTCCAAATGGAAGAACTTGGCCTGTCAAATTAGGGCAAGATGCCAGAGGAAGAGTAATATTCCTGAGTGgttggacaacatttgtgcGAGACAACAATTTGGAAGTTGGTGATGCGCGTGTCTTTGAGTTGATTAACGACGTCAAACCTTTATTTGATGTTGTCTTGTTCTACGCTACAAAAGCTGCAAATTGTACCTTGTCACCAG CTGATGACGATTCTGGTGATGATTCTACGGATGATTCTGGTGATGAGTCTGATGATAATTCTATTGAAATCCTAGATGATTTTCCACCCGtcccaagaaaaacaagagagaAACCTCCACATATATCTCTTGAAAGAGCTGTTGAGAGAGCAAACTCTTTCGCATCTAAATACCCCTTTTTCAAGATTGCTTTGCATGCCACTTATAAGTTATATCCATGGGCATCATATGGTAAGCTTTCTATAGAGCCATCACATTCcttttag
- the LOC117633735 gene encoding extra-large guanine nucleotide-binding protein 1 translates to MPSGADDGAQYSFAIEYKGPPVNFDLPRAVPINVDRIPVAAVVGPVSLPEKLTLPVVQPVLAPKTFSKELKKSTVSPTSVFDRSSEDDTKELEGSESTVSPTSVIGFEERVVESGVGCALSGELSSSGALEFSNGLNYRSGEFSDVNNGGKESLDLNSDSNQPEPDPDWALTESVLSLDYPSSRVSSSKALDCDVRRPPLVTFRDIESDDGVDEEEAEVVQAKREPQSKGKKKTCYRCFKGTRFTEKEVCIVCDANDAMPSGADDGAQYSFAIEYKGPPVNYDLPRAVPINVDRIPVAAVVGPVSLPEKLTLAVVQPVLAPKTFSKELKKSTVSPTSVFDRSSEDDTKELEGSESTVSPTSVIGFEERVVESGVGCALSGELSSSGALEFSNGLNYRSGEFSDVNNGGKESLDFNSDSNQPEPDPDWASTESVLSLDYPSSRVSSSKALDCDVRRPPLVTFRDIESDDGVDEEEAEVVQAKREPQSKGKKKTCYRCFKGTRFTEKEVCIVCDAKYCSSCVLRAMGSMPEGRKCVTCIGFPIDESKRGSLGKCSRMLKRLLNDLEVRQVMKAEKFCEANQLPADYICVNGQPLCHEELVILQTCPNPPKKLKPGNYWYDKVSGLWGKEGQKPSKIISPHLSVGGPIKTNASNGNTQVYINGREITKVELRMLQLAGVQCAGNPHFWVNEDGSYQEEGQKNTKGYIWGKAGTKLVCAVLSLPVPSKSSNPCGEPLNYVGTRVVPDYIEQRILQKILLVGYNGSGTSTIFKQAKILYKAIPFLEDERENIKFTIQSNVYGYLGILLEGRERFEEECLDEMRKQCSSSQTDANGNNNKTLYSIGPRLKAFSDWLLKTMVSGNLEAIFPAATREYAPLVEELWKDSAIQATYKRRSELEMLPSVATYFLERAVDILRIDYEPSDLDILYAEGVTSSNGLACVDFSFPHSASEDSINTSDPHDSLLRYQLIRVNARGLGENCKWLEMFEDVGMVIFCVSLSDYDQFSADGNGSFTNKMLLSRTFFESIVTHPTFEQMDFLLILNKFDLFGEKVERVPLNQCVWFDDFHPVITRHRSNSNTSSNNINSSPSLGHLASHYIAAKFKRLYSSLTGKKLYASVVKGLQPDSVDTALKYSREILKWDEERANFSFDYSVYSTEASSFSH, encoded by the exons ATGCCTTCAGGAGCCGACGATGGGGCCCAATACTCGTTTGCTATAGAGTACAAGGGTCCTCCGGTCAATTTCGATCTGCCCCGCGCAGTTCCCATCAACGTCGATAGAATCCCGGTGGCGGCGGTGGTCGGACCGGTCTCGCTGCCTGAGAAGCTCACCTTACCCGTGGTCCAGCCCGTGCTGGCACCCAAAACCTTCTCCAAGGAGCTCAAAAAATCTACAGTCTCTCCCACTTCCGTTTTCGATCGAAGCAGCGAGGACGACACGAAGGAATTGGAAGGCTCTGAATCGACGGTTTCGCCGACTTCGGTGATTGGATTTGAGGAGAGAGTTGTGGAGAGTGGGGTTGGCTGTGCGTTGTCTGGTGAGTTGAGTAGCTCTGGTGCGTTGGAGTTTTCGAATGGGTTAAATTACAGGTCGGGTGAGTTTTCGGATGTGAATAATGGTGGGAAGGAGAGTCTGGACCTCAATAGCGATTCGAATCAACCCGAACCCGATCCTGATTGGGCCTTAACGGAGTCCGTTTTGAGCTTGGACTATCCGTCGTCTCGGGTTTCATCCAGTAAGGCCTTGGATTGTGATGTACGACGGCCTCCTCTTGTGACGTTTCGGGACATTGAGTCTGATGATGGTGTTGATGAAGAGGAAGCTGAGGTTGTACAGGCCAAGCGGGAACCTCAAAGcaaagggaagaagaagacgtgCTATCGGTGTTTTAAGGGAACCAGGTTCACTGAAAAAGAGGTTTGCATCGTCTGTGATGCCAATGACGCAATGCCTTCAGGAGCCGACGATGGGGCCCAATACTCGTTTGCTATAGAGTACAAGGGTCCTCCGGTCAATTACGATCTGCCCCGGGCAGTTCCCATCAACGTCGATAGAATCCCGGTGGCGGCGGTGGTCGGACCGGTCTCGCTGCCTGAGAAACTCACCTTAGCCGTGGTCCAGCCCGTGCTGGCACCCAAAACCTTCTCCAAGGAGCTCAAAAAATCTACAGTCTCTCCCACTTCCGTTTTCGATCGAAGCAGCGAGGACGACACGAAGGAATTGGAAGGCTCGGAATCGACGGTTTCGCCGACTTCGGTGATTGGATTTGAGGAGAGAGTTGTGGAGAGTGGGGTTGGCTGTGCGTTGTCTGGTGAGTTGAGTAGCTCTGGTGCGTTGGAGTTTTCGAATGGGTTAAATTACAGGTCGGGTGAGTTTTCGGATGTGAATAATGGTGGGAAGGAGAGTCTGGACTTCAATAGCGATTCGAATCAACCCGAACCCGATCCTGATTGGGCCTCAACGGAGTCCGTTTTGAGCTTGGACTATCCGTCGTCTCGGGTTTCATCCAGTAAGGCCTTGGATTGTGATGTACGACGGCCTCCTCTTGTGACGTTTCGGGACATTGAGTCTGATGATGGTGTTGATGAAGAGGAAGCTGAGGTTGTACAGGCCAAGCGGGAACCTCAAAGcaaagggaagaagaagacgtgCTATCGGTGTTTTAAGGGGACCAGGTTCACTGAAAAAGAGGTTTGCATTGTCTGTGATGCCAAGTATTGCAGTAGTTGTGTGCTTAGAGCAATGGGGTCGATGCCCGAAGGTAGAAAATGTGTGACTTGCATTGGGTTTCCTATTGATGAGTCTAAAAGAGGAAGCTTGGGAAAGTGCTCTAGAATGCTCAAGCGGCTGTTGAATGATTTGGAGGTTCGACAGGTGATGAAAGCTGAAAAGTTTTGTGAAGCAAATCAGCTGCCGGCGGATTATATTTGTGTGAATGGACAGCCTCTTTGTCATGAGGAGCTGGTTATATTGCAAACCTGCCCAAATCCACCAAAGAAGCTAAAACCAGGAAACTATTGGTATGATAAAGTTTCTGGTCTTTGGGGAAAG GAAGGGCAGAAGCCTTCCAAGATAATTAGTCCCCATCTTAGTGTTGGGGGTCCCATCAAGACAAATGCTAGCAATGGAAACACACAGGTTTACATAAATGGTCGGGAAATTACCAAAGTAGAGCTTCGGATGTTGCAG TTGGCAGGGGTTCAGTGTGCTGGTAACCCACACTTTTGGGTGAATGAGGATGGGTCATACCAAGAGGAGGGCCAGAAGAACACTAAAGGATACATATGGGGAAAG GCTGGAACAAAGCTAGTATGTGCTGTCTTGTCACTACCAGTCCCTTCTAAATCTTCAAATCCTTGTGGAGAACCCCTGAACTATGTGGGTACCAGAGTCGTTCCTGATTACATTGAGCAGAGAATACTTCAGAAGATCCTTTTAGTCGGATATAATGGTTCCGGAACAAGTACTATATTCAAACAG GCCAAGATTCTATATAAAGCTATCCCTTTCTTGGAGGATGAGCGTGAAAATATCAAGTTCACAATACAGAGCAATGTGTATGGCTATCTTGGTATACTCCTTGAGGGTCGTGAGCGGTTTGAAGAGGAATGTTTGGATGAGATGAGGAAACAATGTTCTTCCAGTCAAACGGATGCTAATG GGAATAACAACAAAACTCTTTACTCCATTGGGCCGAGGCTGAAAGCATTCTCTGATTGGCTTCTCAAGACTATGGTGTCGGGCAATCTGGAAGCCATTTTTCCAGCAGCTACTCGTGAATATGCACCATTGGTTGAAGAGTTGTGGAAAGATTCAGCCATTCAGGCCACATACAAGCGGAGAAGTGAATTGGAAATGCTACCTAGTGTTGCTACTTATTTCTTAGAGAGG GCTGTGGACATATTAAGAATAGACTATGAGCCCTCGGATCTAGACATCCTATATGCTGAAGGTGTAACTTCATCTAATGGGCTTGCTTGTGTGGACTTCTCATTTCCCCACTCAGCATCTGAAGATAGCATCAACACTAGTGATCCGCATGACTCTTTGCTTAG GTACCAACTTATTAGAGTAAATGCAAGAGGACTTGGAGAAAACTGCAAATGGTTGGAGATGTTTGAAGATGTTGGAATGGTCATCTTCTGCGTGTCCTTGAGCGACTATGATCAGTTTTCTGCCGATGGGAATGGGTCTTTCACTAACAAGATGTTGCTGAGCAGGACTTTCTTTGAAAGCATCGTTACTCATCCGACCTTTGAGCAGATGGACTTCCTTTTGATTCTAAACAAGTTTGATTTGTTTGGGGAAAAGGTAGAACGGGTGCCGTTGAATCAGTGTGTCTGGTTTGACGATTTCCATCCAGTGATTACCCGTCATCGCTCAAATAGCAACACCAGCAGCAACAACATTAATAGTAGCCCCTCATTGGGTCATCTAGCATCCCACTACATTGCAGCAAAGTTCAAGAGGCTCTATTCTTCTCTAACAGGGAAGAAATTGTACGCTTCCGTGGTGAAAGGCTTGCAGCCTGATAGCGTGGACACAGCTCTTAAATATTCAAGGGAGATTTTGAAATGGGATGAAGAGAGAGCCAATTTCAGCTTTGATTATTCGGTCTATAGCACTGAGGCAAGCTCCTTTTCACATTGA
- the LOC117633736 gene encoding protein root UVB sensitive 4, whose translation MQSAFYTASNSHQFPLPWKILETQLTAQRPFPKRLKTCFKASTFTNSLRTSIGYEPEESLGKEPGPATPGHLPVVIRRSGRVSRYFWDGSCLQLVGVDGGAASFSFNFEDGFRKLYRICSLAVRDFFIPKQVSGNYMDYVKWKFLHRVFSSALQVLATQAMFRAIGIGYSRSLPAAAALNWLLKEGLGRLSRCIYTASLASAFDTNLKRVRFSTSVLFSLSLGVELLTPAFPQYFLVLASLANMAKQISLACYLVTGSAVHRSFAIADNLGEVSAKAQIQTVCFDNLGLLLAALLNMLFKNSQRLQTALPFFVYPIFSVIDLFAIYQGLKHVHLQTLTKDRLEILLNTWIELGYVPAPAEVSKEEGIDFLRSKDRGLWPIRIGYLDPKNQIPELSMMTMRSTSGEDYYFISMEIFYTRIRRSRRQGILICVREGASTTDIVMGLLQACYIRKSHLMNKYRWENLFDAGDELESALKEWSKLIEECKRRAQGDMCLLNKQMLNLGWAMKNILLSSQEQIRYSFVDD comes from the exons ATGCAATCTGCTTTCTACACAGCCTCCAACTCCCACCAGTTTCCTCTTCCAtggaaaatccttgaaacccaATTGACAGCCCAGAGACCATTCCCCAAGAGGCTCAAAACCTGCTTCAAAGCCTCAACCTTTACCAATTCATTGAGAACTTCAATTGGATATGAACCAGAAGAAAGCCTTGGCAAAGAACCAGGACCCGCCACGCCGGGTCATCTTCCGGTGGTGATTCGGAGGTCAGGTAGAGTTTCTAGGTACTTCTGGGATGGCAGTTGTTTGCAGTTAGTTGGAGTAGATGGCGGTGCGGCGTCGTTTAGTTTCAATTTCGAAGATGGGTTCCGAAAATTGTATAGAATCTGTAGTTTGGCTGTTAGGGATTTCTTTATCCCTAAACAAGTTAGTGGAAATTACATGGATTATGTGAAATGGAAGTTCTTGCACCGGGTTTTCAGCTCGGCACTACAGGTCCTCGCCACTCAG GCAATGTTTCGAGCTATTGGCATTGGGTACTCTCGTTCACTTCCAGCAGCTGCTGCCCTTAATTGGCTCTTGAAGGAGGGACTTGGACGGCTGAGTAGGTGCATCTACACTGCTAGTCTAGCATCTGCTTTTGATACCAATTTGAAG aGAGTTAGATTTTCAACATCAGTGCTATTCAGTTTGAGCCTTGGAGTTGAGTTGTTGACCCCTGCATTTCCGCAATACTTCTTGGTTCTGGCATCCTTAGCCAACATGGCAAAACAAATAAGCTTGGCTTGCTATCTAGTGACTGGT TCCGCTGTTCATCGAAGTTTTGCAATAGCAGATAACCTTGGTGAAGTTTCTGCCAAGGCACAG ATTCAAACAGTGTGCTTTGATAACCTTGGCCTTTTGCTCGCTGCACTGTTAAATATGTTGTTCAAGAACAGCCAAAG ATTGCAAACAGCCTTGCCGTTTTTTGTATACCCCATTTTCTCAGTGATTGACCTCTTTGCAATATATCAAGGGCTTAAACATGTCCATTTACAAACATTAACTAAG GATAGACTTGAAATTCTACTAAATACTTGGATTGAGTTAGGTTATGTTCCTGCACCTGCAGAAGTTAGTAAAGAGGAAGGAATTGATTTCCTAAGGAGCAAAG ATAGAGGATTATGGCCTATCAGAATAGGGTACTTGGATCCCAAGAATCAGATCCCTGAGTTGTCCATGATGACAATGCGTTCTACAAGTGGTGAGGATTATTACTTCATATCCATGGAGATCTTCTACACAAGAATTAGAAGAAGTAGGCGA CAAGGCATCCTTATTTGTGTACGGGAAGGAGCCAGCACAACAGATATTGTCATGGGTTTGTTACAG GCATGCTATATCCGCAAATCCCACCTTATGAACAAGTATAGGTGGGAGAATTTGTTTGATGCTGGAGATGAATTAGAGTCAGCTCTGAAGGAGTGGTCTAAATTAATTGAGGAGTGCAAGCGCCGTGCACAAGGCGATATGTGCCTCTTGAACAAGCAAATGCTGAATTTGGGTTGGGCTATGAAAAACATTTTATTGAGTTCGCAAGAACAGATTCGATACAGTTTTGTAGATGACTGA
- the LOC117633922 gene encoding B3 domain-containing protein Os03g0619600-like, with product MFFTRFPFNYFQWLTSDFSILMGHLSKNSANVILWDLGGRAWVVEFIAKPRAKFQSGWHEFVRGNNLNINDVCVFVLIDDTRLVFEVVIFRAVEAANCTLLPDVDGEETDEDDDSVDSLDEFPPCSKTRKISPIAPQPHKKNRTCSTSKAKNIEHVCGSSKPRKLVIQRPEVTRVMHPVAASGKDRALLRANAYKSKYPSFTAAIHPTNICGCYLALPAKFVKEHLNQAHDKVILCVSDERTWHVNLCKYGRAFRLQRWMRFVRENHLEVDDVCVFELINNIKPLFNVALFRAK from the exons ATGTTTTTTACTCGTTTTccgtttaattattttcagtGGTTGACATCCGATTTTTCCATCCTTATGGGACATCTTAGTAAGAATTCTGCCAACGTTATCCTGTGGGATTTGGGTGGGAGAGCTTGGGTTGTTGAATTTATAGCAAAACCAAGAGCCAAGTTCCAGTCTGGTTGGCATGAATTTGTGCGAGGCAATAATTTGAATATTAATGATGTATGTGTATTTGTGTTGATTGATGACACTAGACTTGTGTTTGAAGTTGTCATTTTCCGCGCTGTAGAAGCTGCAAATTGCACCTTGTTACCAG ATGTTGATGGGGAAGAAactgatgaggatgatgattcTGTAGATAGCTTGGATGAATTTCCACCATGCTCAAAAACAAGGAAGATATCTCCAATAGCACCACAGCCTCACAAGAAAAACAGAACATGTTCAACTAGTAAAGCAAAAAATATCGAACATGTTTGTGGCTCATCTAAGCCTCgaaaattagtaattcaaagACCTGAGGTTACAAGAGTGATGCATCCAGTTGCAGCAAGTGGAAAAGATAGAGCTCTTCTGAGAGCTAATGCTTACAAATCTAAATACCCTTCTTTCACGGCTGCTATCCATCCCACAAATATATGTGGATGTTATTTG gcTTTGCCAGCCAAGTTTGTCAAGGAACATCTTAACCAGGCTCATGATAAGGTCATCCTTTGTGTTTCGGATGAAAGAACTTGGCATGTCAACTTATGCAAATATGGCAGGGCATTCAGACTCCAGAGATGGATGAGATTTGTTCGAGAAAATcatttggaagttgatgatgtttGTGTGTTTGAGTTGATTAACAACAtcaaacctttatttaatgTTGCCCTTTTTCGCgccaaataa
- the LOC117633923 gene encoding B3 domain-containing protein At1g49475-like: protein MKLSIPKKFLRKYGDDLSNPVLLKLPNGSKWNIELSRWEGEAWFDKGWAEFSEFYSLEHCHSLVFRYEGNSKFHICIFDKSFVEIEYPLTMPEMKEADADDDSRDESDDASLEILDKFPPCPRKSKEKSSLPCPRPHKKKRTTSSGNVDFPAKRHDRGTSSTPRFQKRTQVVRGRMHPLTASGKALSLQRAKAYKSDKPSFIVPMHRSYIGRHPMTTSANLDV, encoded by the exons ATGAAACTT AGTATTCCAAAGAAATTTTTGAGGAAATATGGAGATGATCTATCAAATCCAGTACTTCTTAAGCTtcccaatggttcaaaatggaACATAGAACTCAGTAGATGGGAGGGTGAGGCTTGGTTTGACAAGGGTTGGGCAGAGTTCTCTGAGTTTTACTCTCTAGAGCACTGTCACTCCTTAGTTTTTCGATATGAAGGGAATTCCAAATTTCACATTTGCATATTTGATAAAAGTTTCGTAGAGATTGAATATCCATTAACGATGCCAGAGATGAAAGAAGCTGACGCGGATGATGACTCTAGGGATGAATCTGATGATGCTTCTCTTGAAATCTTAGACAAATTTCCACCATGCCCAAGAAAATCGAAGGAGAAATCTTCGTTGCCATGTCCTCGGCctcacaagaaaaaaagaacaactTCAAGTG GCAACGTTGATTTTCCAGCCAAAAGACATGATCGAGGCACGTCTAGCACCCCAAGATTCCAAAAACGAACACAAGTCGTTCGTGGGAGGATGCATCCATTGACTGCAAGTGGAAAAGCTTTATCTCTTCAGAGAGCAAAAGCATACAAATCTGACAAGCCTTCTTTCATAGTTCCCATGCATCGCTCTTATATCGGTCGACATCCAATG ACAACTTCTGCTAACTTGGATGTATAG
- the LOC117633921 gene encoding B3 domain-containing protein At3g17010-like, whose protein sequence is MARKSSAVRRKPSFFKTLVGNFSNQLQIPPAFLVHFDGGKVPQKSHLRTSAGTWPVNVKKADDKFFFQKGWKKFVHDNDLKLCEFLVFGYAGDLGFYVDIYGRNGCKREFVTAERDRPHEEGHGNVFHGKSPRHHGKQNLPSIDPIKYEATDTESETSMHPLATTSTGKTIALQRDNSFNSEKPFFKVALWNSYMDRGVMCLPRNFVKTHLTRHRANVTLRVSDGRTWPVNLVFEGERGKLGGGFMAFCRDNNLKVGDMCVFVLINKIEFLFETGFYRKIEAADCTVPPGKSQRRIN, encoded by the exons ATGGCAAGAAAATCAAGTGCAGTAAGAAGAAAACCCTCATTTTTCAAGACTCTTGTAGGCAACTTCTCTAACCAGCTG CAAATCCCGCCAGCATTCCTTGTGCATTTTGATGGTGGAAAAGTACCTCAGAAGTCCCACCTTCGGACCTCAGCTGGAACTTGGCCTGTTAATGTGAAGAAGGCTGATGACAAGTTCTTTTTCCAAAAGGGTTGGAAGAAATTTGTGCATGACAATGATTTAAAGCTTTGTGAATTTCTAGTCTTTGGATATGCTGGAGATTTGGGATTCTATGTTGACATTTATGGAAGAAATGGCTGCAAAAGAGAGTTTGTAACGGCCGAAAGGGACAGACCTCATGAAGAGGGACATGGTAATGTATTTCACGGAAAGAGCCCAAGACATCATGGAAAACAGAATTTGCCTTCAATTGATCCCATCAAATATGAAGCAACCGATACTGAATCTGAAACATCAATGCATCCATTGGCTACAACAAGTACTGGAAAAACTATTGCTCTTCAGAGAGACAATAGCTTCAACTCTGAAAAACCTTTTTTCAAGGTTGCATTATGGAACTCGTACATGGATCGAGGTGTGATG tGTTTGCCAAGAAACTTTGTCAAGACGCATCTCACCAGGCACCGAGCTAATGTTACCCTTCGGGTTTCGGATGGGAGAACTTggcctgtcaatttggtatttGAAGGTGAAAGAGGCAAACTCGGTGGTGGTTTCATGGCATTTTGCCGAGATAATAATTTGAAAGTTGGTGACATGTGTGTCTTTGTCTTGATTAACAagattgagtttttgtttgaaacTGGCTTTTACCGCAAGATAGAAGCTGCAGATTGCACCGTGCCACCAG GCAAATCACAGCGGAGGATCAATTGA